GGTTCGGCAGTTAACGGCTCTGCTGCAACAGCACGATCGTTTTGCCGAGGCAGTAATAAACTGGACGCACCCATCGAGATTGCTAATCCAATCATGGCAGCAGAGGTACAAGCCTTACGATTGACCTCGGTTGGCCCCTGCTTGCTTTGTTCATCACCCACGTTGCTTTCTAGCATGTAGGGAAGAACAGGCTTAACCTTCTGCGGAAATGCTCGTTTCAAAGAACGACCTCCTAATGACCAGCGCTTAACTGTCCTCAATTCACTCAATCTGTCGTCGGTCAATGATTCAAATCACATTGGGATCGGACGAAGATCACTGACGGCAATTACACCTAGGCAAGATTACCCTGCTTTTTTGGTTTAGACAAGCTTACACTACTTAACAAAAAATTCAAGAGTGAATTTTTTGAGTCCTATCAAGGGTTTGGCAGTCTCAAGAATTGAGTGACTGTTTTGCTTGATCGGGCTAATTAAACAGAAGTTTAACTCACTCCTATCGATTGCTATCTCCAACGTAGTGTTTAGATTGCTTGTCTGGAAGTAGGGTTTTGTCATTGCGCGGGTATACGGTTCTCCCAAGCCGCCTTTGAGCCTTGGAACAGCATTCAACTTAACTACAGACGTGAACTCTACGTGAAGTTTTGAGGAACATCAACCGTACAATCATGCACCCAAATTAAGGTAACTAAAATTTGAGGTTTAGGCTCTCAAAGACGTACCTGTCTGTTTTGATTGCTACAGAGTTTTTGGCGCGAAACAGGATAAGAAATCGGCAAAATGATTGAAATTTATAGTCCTAACTGAGCAATCTAATTAGATTTTTAATAGGAATTTCTTATCGCTTCCGGATTGATTTGGTATTTTATGCAACGAAATAATTTTGGTTGGCTACGAACGCTCAAAGGGCCAAATTACAACTGCATTTGATTGCTAGTAAAGAGTTTAAGTAACACGCTCTTAAAAACTACTCAATAACCATGCAGAGGTGAAGTAGTTGAAGAACTTAGGCTGAAACCGCTAACTTACCTCAAGGTGGCAAGATTGCTAAAAGTTGAGGTGGCCTAACTGGCGACGAGCTTCAAATAGCCCGATCGCCACACTAACGGATAGATTCAGGCTGCGAACCTGAGGTTCTGCCATGGGAATGCGAAGCAGGCGATCGCAAGTCGCTAGAACCTCGGTTGGCAGTCCTTGAGTTTCGCTGCCAAATAAAAGCCAGTCATCTAATTGGTACGGATGATCAATATAGCTACAACTTCCACGAGTGCTAAAGCCTAATAGTTGGCCTCCCCGTTGCTCGACCTGGGCTGCAAAGACTTCCATTGAACTGTGATAGTGCAATTTAACGTAAGGCCAGTAGTCCAGCCCAGCCCGCTTTAAGTAGCGATCGGTGATTTCAAAGCCTAAGGGGGCAACTAAATGCAGCTCTGTGCCAGTAGCAGCGCAAGTTCTAGCGATATTGCCTGTATTTTGGGGAATTTGTGGATGAACTAAGACAACTTGAGGCATAAGGAGATGATTTCCAAGAATGCGGCGGCTCCAGATCGACAAAAAATCTATCATAAGATAGAGGAGCCTATATATTTTTTTAATATCTTTGGCTAAAGAGCAGGTTAATTAAAGATCCTGATCACTACACGCGATTTCGATTCGGATCTTCAATGGTTTATTTGTATTCTTGGCCTTGGTTATAGGTAGATAATTCGCAGCCATCTAGTTCTGCGATCGCAAATAATTATTTCAAGAGCCGAAAGCAGCCCTATAGCACTCAATCGTTCAGTTTCGTCTCTCTTAGTCATAGCCCTAGCAACTGAGAAGAGTACGAAACCGGGATGAAGCGCGACAGGTTGATTTGAAGGACTAAGCTTAAAGGACTAAGCGGCTATGGGTTGGCACAACTCTACTTCTAGGGCTTTTTCTTGTTCTGCCATCGCTTGAATTGCTTGGCGAATTACCGTGCGGCTATCTAGACCTGATTCATGGAGTTTTAGCCACTGTTGCGCCTCGTTCCCTTCCCGCAAGATTTTTTTTAGCGGTAGGAGAAAACAACTAAATCCTTGCTGCTTGGCGATCGGCCATATTTCTTGATAGAGCTGCTCGATCCAATCTCTTGCCAAAATTGTTCTGCCGTCTTGCCAATGTCTAAGTTCGGCATCTAGGCTGTTTCGGGCTACCGCAGCTTCGTTCGTATTCGTCAGTTCAATCAAATCTTCAGCGCGAGTTGTAGCGGGTAAGGTACTAGATGTGAGCGGATCGAGATTGGGGTCAGCAATAAGCTGTTGTAAGCGTGCTTCTAAGAGAGCCGTAATGGCGAGAAGTGCGATCGGGTCTGAAACTAAATCACAAATTCTGAGTTCAAGTCGGTTGAGATTGTAAGGACGGCGATCGCCATTCGGGCGAACAGAATCCCAAAGGTGCCGGACATTTTGCATCGTGCCAGCCACTAATTGCTCTTCGGTCCAGCGAATAAAGTGGGCATGGCTTTCAAACAAAGGCACATGAGCGGGAGTTTTGGGAAAAAGTCCCCAACGGGTAGAGTGGTAGCCTGTCGCCTGACTATCTAAAAAAGGAGAGGACGCACTTAACGCTAGATACAGAGGAGCTTCTAAGCGAATCAAGCGGCAAGCTCGCATCAGCAATTCTGGCTCAGCAATGCCAACGTTGATGTGAATGCTGGCTGTGACGACTTTGGTACCGTAAGTGCGCTCAATATAGCCGTGGTAAGGATTGCCCGGATCGGAGCGGCAAAAGCGATCGCTGCCACCTAGAGACAAAGTGCTACCTGGGAAGATGGTGTAGTCCCCCAACTGCTTAAGATAGCGTCGTAGTGCCACGCGAGGACGTACCAAGTCACAGAGTAACCGCTCGTAGCGACATAGAGGAGCAGTAGTATACTCAACATTGCGGCTATCAGGCTCGCGGACAAAGCCATCTAAGGCTGCCACAATTTTGTCAGACAACCCCACAACGTCACCCTGGGGGGTCCCTGTATACATTTCTACTTCAAAACCTTTTGATAGCAGCACGACTTTTCCTCAACGAAGCTAGGCAGTCTTCCTTATCTAGTATCAAGGAAAGAGGAGAAATGAAGCGATACTCAGCTAAAGAATACCAATTCGCGCGGTAGAGCGGAATGTTGCTGGCTCTACCGTAAATTTTGCTTATTTTGCGTCCTCAGCAGGGTTAGGGCCACGCTCAAGGGCCGCAGGGTTAGTTTCTTCTTCTCCCTGACCTTGAGCATCAAAGGGATAACCTTCTGGTTGCTCAAGGAGGGCTTCCGGGTCTACCTCTACATTACTCGCATCATCCATGACACCATTCGCATTTGTATTTGGTTTGATCGAAGCGCCTTTATGGCTAGCATGACCGCCGGGCATAAATGTTTCCTCAACTAAAACAATTTTGTATGCCCCAGCTTAGACTCGGTCTGCCTGAGGAATCCCTATCTCAGGGCTTAAATGTAGTTAGGCGAACAGGATAACCTTTTTGCCGACGTACTGAGTAGAAAAAGTGCTGTTTATTTATTTTGGCAAAAACTTATTCGATATCAGCTAGAGCTTGGCTTGTCGAAGTCTTTACAAGATTTCTCTACTTGCTATGGAATTAATAAACGTAGTAAAAATCACAAGTATTTATTAGAAGGTCACTGATATAGTGCTGAGCAGATTTTCTCTTAACTCAGCATTATTGAGGTCAGCTATGCGTCATTGGGGTTACTTAGGTACGACAGCAGCTCTCAGCGGGTTAGTAGCACTTGCCGCAGCGACACCTGCCTTGTTAATCCTTGGGCAATTCACCGCAGCGATCGCTGAAACTTCTTTACAAGTCTCACCGAATACCCCTACTCATCTGGCTCAAGCGCTTCCTGACTCAACTGCTCTCGCTCCAGAAGTGCTAGCAGAAATTAACCGCGTTCGTACCAATCCCACGGGCTATGCAACCTGGCTAGAAAGTCTAAGCCAATACTATGACGGTCAGGTTTTAGCCTTACCCGGAGAAGATCCAATCCGCACTCGTGAAGGTGTAGGAGCTTTTCAGGAGGCGATCGCGGCTCTCCAAACCATGCCACCCTTGACACCGATGGCCCTATCAGCAGGAATGTCCCAGGCCGCTCAAGATCATGTAGCTGATACGGGTGTTCAGGGTGTGGTAGGTAGCGTTGGCACTGATGGCAGTAGTCCAAGCGATCGCGCTAAACGTTATGGCACCTTTAAAGGTGGATTGGTTGAACTTCTCAGCTACGGGAAAAAAACTGCCACCGCTGTAGTTTTGCAGTTGGTCATTAATGATGGCGACCCCAATCGAGGTTTGCGAGGAGAATTGCTTAATCCGAAGAATCGCTTCATCGGTATAGCCTGTGGCCCTCATGCCAGCAGAGGCGCAATGTGTGTGATTGAGTCGTCAGTGGAATATGCAGAGAAATCTGGAACAGTTGCAGCATCCAAGGCTCAACCCACAACAAACACTAAGCAAAACAACGCTTCCCAAGGGCAGTCAGCCAAGACAACACCAAAACCAGTAGCGCAGGTAAATAAGGCGATCGCGCCTCCAACGAAGCCAAAAACAAAATCTCAAGCTGTTGCCAAGACGATTCCTGCTCCAACCCCAACCACGCTTGACTCTCCACAGAGCTATTTATCGCCAGAGGAGCAAGCAATTTTTGAGGAAACTAACCGAGTCCGAGCTAATCCTGCTGCCTATGCTGCTGAGCTGGAAAATTTGAAGCAATATTTTGAGGGCAAACTGCTGAAGCTGCCAGGGCAAACTCCGATGGAAACGGAAGAGGGTGTCAGCGCTGTAGAGGAAGCAATCCAAGCCCTGAAAGCTACTAAATCGATGTCCGTTTTGAGTTTCTCTAAAGGAATGTCTTTGGGGGCAAAAGACCATGTGAACGATTTAGGGCCTGCTGGAAAAGCTGGACACTATGGCACTGATGGCAGCAAGCCAGACAAGCGGATTAGTCGCTATGGCGCCTGGAAAGGACTGACAGGCGAAAACATCAGTTACAGCCCAATGAATCAGGCCAAGTGGCATGTCATCCAACTATTGATCGATGATGGAGTCAAAGATCGCGGTCATCGCAAAGCCATTCTCAAACCCGATTACCGCATCACCGGAGTAGCTTGTGGCCCTCATGCCGTCTACGACACCATGTGTGTGATGGAGTATGCCACTGAATATCAAGAAAGACGTTGATGATTGAGAGTAGGCGATCGCGCTTTGAAAGGATTAGAGAGTAGCGATCGCCCTTGTCCTAAACTGTTACCCCTTCCAGTTCTTCGTCGGTAAGTTCGTAAAGTTGGCGAAGTTGGGTAAGTTTTTCGGGGTCTGGGTTCCAGAAACCGCGACCGTTGGCTTCTAACATCCGGGCGACAATGTTACGGAAGGCTTCGGGGTTGGCTTGGCGGAGTTTTTCGGCCATCTCGGCGTCGAGAGCGTAGGTGTTGGCAGCTTGATCGTAGACCCAAGATTCTTGGAAGTCAGCAGTGCCACCCCAACCAATTAGCGCGGTCATACGTTGGGAGATTTCAAACGCACCACCAGAACCTTGCGCTGCCATTGCTTCCGCCCATTTAGGGTTGAGGAGTTTGGTGCGATATTCCAGACGCAACAGATCTTCTAAGCTGCGAGGGGTACTGTCTTTCGAGAAACTTTCCACAAAGCTGGTGGTCACTTTTTTGCCGCGTTTTTGTTCAGCAGCTCGCTTCAAGCCGCCTGTGTTGGCATAGTACTCCTGAATGTCAGTGAGGCCGTATTCTAAGGAGTCGATTTCTTGGACGACTCGCTCGGTGGTTTTGAGTAGCGTGTCGAGAATTTCGGGACGGGCTTGGCCTTTATCTTGGCGACCGTAGCTGAAGGTGTTGCGATCGCGCCAGGTGTCCCCCAGTTCATCGCCTGATTCCCAATTGCCATTGACCACGCGATCGTTGACTAAGGAGCCAAAATCTCTGGCGGGGTTGGAGAACAAGCGGGCCGAGGCATTGTCTACGCCTTTAGCTTGGAGGGCGATCGCATGTTTGCGAATAAAGTTTTGGTCTTCGGGTTCATCGGCTTCAGCAGCGCGACGGAACAAGTCATCGAGTAGTTCAATGATGTTGACGAAGCTATCGCGGAAGATGCCAGAGAGGTTGGCGAGGACATCAATGCGGGGATGGCCGACTTCAACTAGAGGTTTGAGTTCATAACGGACAATTCTGCCTGTACCTTCTTTAACAGGTTCTGCGCCGACGAGTTCTAGCAAGATGCCTAAAGATTCGCCTTTGGTTTTGATGGCGTC
This region of Trichocoleus desertorum NBK24 genomic DNA includes:
- the gshA gene encoding glutamate--cysteine ligase — encoded protein: MLLSKGFEVEMYTGTPQGDVVGLSDKIVAALDGFVREPDSRNVEYTTAPLCRYERLLCDLVRPRVALRRYLKQLGDYTIFPGSTLSLGGSDRFCRSDPGNPYHGYIERTYGTKVVTASIHINVGIAEPELLMRACRLIRLEAPLYLALSASSPFLDSQATGYHSTRWGLFPKTPAHVPLFESHAHFIRWTEEQLVAGTMQNVRHLWDSVRPNGDRRPYNLNRLELRICDLVSDPIALLAITALLEARLQQLIADPNLDPLTSSTLPATTRAEDLIELTNTNEAAVARNSLDAELRHWQDGRTILARDWIEQLYQEIWPIAKQQGFSCFLLPLKKILREGNEAQQWLKLHESGLDSRTVIRQAIQAMAEQEKALEVELCQPIAA
- a CDS encoding tRNA (cytidine(34)-2'-O)-methyltransferase, whose amino-acid sequence is MPQVVLVHPQIPQNTGNIARTCAATGTELHLVAPLGFEITDRYLKRAGLDYWPYVKLHYHSSMEVFAAQVEQRGGQLLGFSTRGSCSYIDHPYQLDDWLLFGSETQGLPTEVLATCDRLLRIPMAEPQVRSLNLSVSVAIGLFEARRQLGHLNF
- a CDS encoding CAP domain-containing protein, yielding MRHWGYLGTTAALSGLVALAAATPALLILGQFTAAIAETSLQVSPNTPTHLAQALPDSTALAPEVLAEINRVRTNPTGYATWLESLSQYYDGQVLALPGEDPIRTREGVGAFQEAIAALQTMPPLTPMALSAGMSQAAQDHVADTGVQGVVGSVGTDGSSPSDRAKRYGTFKGGLVELLSYGKKTATAVVLQLVINDGDPNRGLRGELLNPKNRFIGIACGPHASRGAMCVIESSVEYAEKSGTVAASKAQPTTNTKQNNASQGQSAKTTPKPVAQVNKAIAPPTKPKTKSQAVAKTIPAPTPTTLDSPQSYLSPEEQAIFEETNRVRANPAAYAAELENLKQYFEGKLLKLPGQTPMETEEGVSAVEEAIQALKATKSMSVLSFSKGMSLGAKDHVNDLGPAGKAGHYGTDGSKPDKRISRYGAWKGLTGENISYSPMNQAKWHVIQLLIDDGVKDRGHRKAILKPDYRITGVACGPHAVYDTMCVMEYATEYQERR